One Nostoc punctiforme PCC 73102 DNA window includes the following coding sequences:
- the groES gene encoding co-chaperone GroES codes for MAALSLSVSTVKPLSDRVFVKVNASEEKTAGGLYLPDTAKEKPQVGEVVALGPGKRNEDGSRQELEIKVGDKVLYSKYAGTDIKLGTEEYVLLSEKDILAVVI; via the coding sequence ATGGCAGCCTTATCTTTAAGCGTTTCTACAGTTAAACCTTTGAGCGATCGCGTTTTCGTAAAAGTGAACGCCTCAGAGGAAAAGACCGCAGGTGGTCTGTATTTGCCCGATACCGCCAAGGAAAAGCCCCAGGTAGGGGAAGTAGTTGCCCTTGGCCCTGGCAAGCGTAACGAAGACGGTAGCCGTCAGGAATTGGAAATTAAAGTCGGTGATAAAGTGTTGTACTCCAAGTACGCTGGCACTGACATCAAGCTCGGCACCGAAGAATATGTACTGCTTTCTGAAAAAGATATTTTAGCAGTCGTTATTTAG
- a CDS encoding urease accessory protein UreD, producing MICNSQIAEGWHGKLNLVYADRQGATQLIYNQQQAPLKVQRPFYPEAEKVCHSVILHTAGGMVGGDRLSSNIHLQPQAQALITTAAASKIYRSNGLQARQTIQMQVDPGACLEWLPQETILFNDAIYRQDLRVELATGASWLGWEITRFGRSARGEKFLQGEWRSHTEIWQQSVPLWIDRQCLRGSEDIFHSPHGLAGKPIVGSLVWVGGAVSAEIVEKTRSLWNGEGEVGASRLQHGLLCRYRGSSTSEVRNWFIDVWQLLRVSFLNRGNCIPRVWQV from the coding sequence ATGATTTGTAACTCACAAATAGCAGAAGGTTGGCATGGGAAACTTAATTTAGTCTATGCCGATCGCCAGGGTGCAACCCAGTTAATTTACAATCAACAACAAGCGCCCCTGAAGGTACAACGCCCATTTTATCCAGAAGCGGAAAAAGTTTGTCATAGCGTAATTTTACATACAGCTGGGGGAATGGTGGGAGGCGATCGCTTATCCTCTAACATCCACCTCCAACCCCAAGCCCAAGCCTTAATTACTACAGCTGCTGCAAGCAAAATATATCGCAGCAATGGATTACAAGCTAGGCAAACCATCCAGATGCAAGTTGATCCTGGTGCTTGTTTGGAGTGGTTGCCGCAGGAGACAATTTTATTTAACGACGCGATTTATCGGCAAGATTTACGGGTAGAATTAGCAACCGGGGCCAGTTGGTTAGGCTGGGAAATTACCCGGTTTGGTCGCAGTGCTAGAGGAGAAAAATTCTTGCAAGGGGAATGGCGATCGCACACAGAGATTTGGCAGCAAAGCGTTCCTTTATGGATTGATCGGCAATGCTTACGAGGTAGCGAAGACATTTTCCACAGTCCCCACGGCTTGGCTGGAAAACCAATAGTAGGTAGTTTAGTTTGGGTTGGTGGTGCAGTTTCAGCAGAAATTGTCGAAAAAACACGGAGTTTATGGAATGGGGAAGGAGAAGTGGGTGCTAGCCGATTACAACATGGATTATTGTGCCGATATCGCGGTTCTTCTACTTCTGAGGTGAGAAACTGGTTTATTGATGTTTGGCAGTTGCTACGAGTTTCTTTTCTGAATCGTGGTAATTGTATACCAAGAGTGTGGCAGGTTTGA
- a CDS encoding type II toxin-antitoxin system HicA family toxin, giving the protein MGRLAGFSYRQIIKILKTFGFVFHRQAAGSHEIWFNPETNRYTTIPNHSGDMPEGTLRAILKQTAIEPEDFLNRS; this is encoded by the coding sequence ATGGGACGGCTAGCTGGGTTTAGCTATAGACAGATTATCAAAATATTAAAAACCTTTGGCTTTGTTTTTCATCGTCAAGCCGCAGGGAGTCATGAAATCTGGTTTAATCCTGAAACTAATCGTTACACTACTATTCCCAATCATTCTGGTGATATGCCAGAAGGAACATTACGTGCAATTTTAAAGCAAACTGCTATTGAACCTGAAGATTTTCTTAACCGCTCTTAG
- a CDS encoding NIL domain-containing protein: MAIPNKEVKSNTDILDNRRTQTRIQVRIPKDLHEEPVISRLVSHYGITVIIADAQVSANVPQYSCFDLELRGTVSQIESALTYLDELDLEVLYQSSPEEDGW; the protein is encoded by the coding sequence ATGGCAATTCCAAATAAAGAAGTAAAATCTAATACAGATATTTTAGATAATAGACGCACCCAAACTCGCATCCAGGTTCGCATCCCTAAAGACTTGCATGAGGAACCAGTCATTTCACGACTGGTTTCTCACTATGGGATCACAGTTATTATTGCTGATGCTCAGGTAAGCGCAAACGTGCCACAATATAGCTGCTTCGATCTGGAACTGCGAGGTACTGTTTCTCAGATTGAAAGTGCCCTAACTTACCTAGATGAACTGGATTTAGAAGTTTTGTACCAATCCAGCCCTGAAGAAGATGGCTGGTAA
- a CDS encoding urease subunit beta, with the protein MIPGEIITPAGEIELNVGRPTIKLQVSNTGDRPIQVGSHYHFYEVNTALNFDREQARGMRLDIPAGTAVRFEPGDEKEIILVPLVGTRQVYGFNAKINGNL; encoded by the coding sequence ATGATTCCTGGGGAAATTATCACACCAGCAGGTGAAATTGAACTAAATGTTGGTCGTCCAACTATAAAATTACAAGTGTCAAATACAGGCGATCGCCCCATACAAGTAGGTTCTCATTATCACTTTTATGAAGTTAACACCGCCTTAAACTTTGACAGAGAACAAGCTAGAGGAATGCGCCTTGATATCCCCGCCGGAACCGCTGTCCGCTTTGAACCAGGCGATGAAAAAGAAATCATCTTAGTCCCCCTCGTCGGTACTCGCCAAGTCTACGGCTTCAACGCCAAAATTAATGGAAACCTCTAA
- a CDS encoding DUF4351 domain-containing protein, translating into MKESVIYQDIVQKEAFKLISCLLKRRFGDIAGSLGEQVRNLSAEQLENLGEDLLDFSEVADLVAWLEQQEQA; encoded by the coding sequence ATGAAAGAATCTGTAATTTATCAAGATATCGTTCAAAAAGAAGCTTTTAAATTAATAAGTTGTCTACTTAAACGGCGTTTTGGTGATATCGCTGGATCGTTAGGTGAGCAGGTTCGGAATTTATCTGCTGAACAGTTAGAAAATTTGGGAGAAGATTTGCTTGATTTTTCTGAAGTTGCTGATTTAGTAGCTTGGTTAGAACAGCAGGAACAAGCTTAA
- the groL gene encoding chaperonin GroEL (60 kDa chaperone family; promotes refolding of misfolded polypeptides especially under stressful conditions; forms two stacked rings of heptamers to form a barrel-shaped 14mer; ends can be capped by GroES; misfolded proteins enter the barrel where they are refolded when GroES binds): MAKRIIYNENARRALERGIDILAEAVAVTLGPKGRNVVLEKKFGAPQIVNDGVTIAKEIELEDHIENTGVALIRQAASKTNDAAGDGTTTATVLAHAIVKEGLRNVAAGANAISLKRGIDKATAFLVDKIKEHARPVEDSKAIAQVGAISAGNDEEVGQMIAQAMDKVGKEGVISLEEGKSMFTELEITEGMRFDKGYISPYFATDPERMEAVFDEPFILLTDKKIALVQDLVPVLEQVARAGRPLVIIAEDIEKEALATLVVNRLRGVLNVAAVKAPGFGDRRKALLEDIAVLTGGQLITEDAGLKLDNTKLDSLGKARRITITKDSTTIVAEGNEAAVKARVEQIRRQIDETESSYDKEKLQERLAKLSGGVAVVKVGAATETEMKDKKLRLEDAINATKAAVEEGIVPGGGTTLAHLAPELEVWAKSNLKDEELIGALIVVRALPAPLKRIAENAGQNGAVIAERVKEKEFNVGYNAATNEFVDLLAAGIVDPAKVTRSALQNAASIAGMVLTTECIIVDKPEPKDGAPAGAGAGGGDFDY, encoded by the coding sequence ATGGCAAAGCGCATTATCTACAACGAAAACGCCCGTCGCGCCTTAGAACGAGGCATTGACATCTTGGCTGAGGCTGTAGCTGTTACCCTTGGCCCCAAAGGTCGTAACGTAGTCCTAGAAAAGAAATTTGGCGCACCGCAAATTGTTAATGACGGTGTAACGATCGCTAAAGAAATCGAATTAGAAGACCACATTGAAAACACTGGTGTAGCTTTGATTCGTCAGGCTGCTTCTAAAACCAACGATGCTGCTGGCGATGGCACCACAACTGCTACCGTTTTAGCTCATGCGATCGTCAAAGAAGGCTTGCGGAACGTTGCAGCTGGTGCTAACGCAATTTCCCTGAAGCGTGGTATTGATAAAGCTACTGCCTTTTTGGTAGACAAAATCAAAGAACACGCCCGTCCAGTGGAAGATTCCAAAGCCATTGCCCAAGTTGGTGCAATCTCGGCTGGTAATGACGAAGAAGTCGGTCAGATGATTGCCCAAGCAATGGACAAGGTGGGTAAGGAAGGCGTAATTTCCCTAGAAGAAGGGAAATCTATGTTCACCGAGTTGGAAATCACTGAAGGGATGCGCTTTGACAAAGGCTACATCTCTCCTTATTTCGCTACTGACCCTGAGCGGATGGAAGCAGTTTTTGATGAGCCTTTCATACTGCTGACCGATAAGAAAATCGCTTTGGTACAAGACCTCGTACCAGTGTTAGAGCAAGTAGCTCGTGCTGGTCGTCCTTTGGTAATTATCGCCGAAGATATCGAAAAAGAAGCTTTAGCAACCTTGGTAGTAAACCGTTTACGCGGTGTACTCAACGTGGCTGCTGTTAAGGCTCCTGGTTTTGGCGATCGCCGCAAAGCACTACTAGAAGACATCGCTGTTTTAACTGGTGGTCAACTAATTACCGAAGATGCTGGTTTGAAGCTAGATAACACCAAGCTGGATAGCCTGGGTAAAGCTCGCCGGATCACCATCACCAAGGACAGCACCACAATTGTTGCCGAAGGTAACGAAGCTGCTGTTAAAGCTCGTGTCGAACAGATTCGTCGTCAAATCGATGAAACCGAATCTTCTTACGACAAAGAGAAATTACAAGAGCGTCTTGCTAAACTCTCTGGTGGTGTCGCTGTCGTGAAAGTTGGTGCAGCGACTGAAACCGAAATGAAAGACAAGAAACTGCGCCTAGAAGACGCTATCAACGCCACCAAAGCTGCTGTGGAAGAAGGTATCGTTCCTGGCGGTGGTACAACTCTGGCTCACCTTGCTCCTGAATTGGAAGTTTGGGCAAAGAGCAATCTTAAAGATGAAGAGTTGATTGGTGCTTTGATTGTTGTTCGCGCCTTACCTGCACCTCTGAAGCGGATTGCTGAAAACGCTGGTCAGAATGGTGCTGTGATCGCTGAACGCGTCAAAGAGAAAGAATTCAACGTTGGCTACAATGCTGCAACGAACGAATTTGTCGATTTGTTAGCTGCTGGTATTGTTGACCCTGCTAAAGTGACTCGTTCTGCTCTGCAAAACGCTGCATCCATCGCTGGTATGGTGTTGACAACCGAATGTATTATCGTTGACAAGCCTGAACCAAAAGACGGCGCTCCTGCTGGCGCTGGTGCTGGTGGTGGCGACTTCGATTACTAA
- a CDS encoding (2Fe-2S) ferredoxin domain-containing protein: MIQSTHQIPKATKSLVEYNALSNCVESFGLAKIQRHIFICADQTIANCCSKRASLESWEYLKERLKELKLDESQQNYSLCVYRTKANCLRVCCSRRIMVVYLDGVWYRQANLEVIERIIQEHLIGNKVVKEYAFFNHPLPETSLVYCEHLIEA; encoded by the coding sequence GTGATCCAGTCAACCCATCAAATCCCCAAAGCCACTAAATCTCTAGTAGAATATAATGCCCTGAGTAATTGTGTAGAAAGTTTTGGACTTGCAAAAATTCAGCGACACATTTTTATTTGCGCTGACCAGACAATTGCTAATTGCTGCTCAAAACGAGCTAGTCTGGAATCCTGGGAATACTTAAAAGAGCGACTTAAAGAGTTAAAACTTGATGAGTCGCAACAGAATTATTCCTTATGCGTCTACAGAACTAAAGCCAACTGCTTGCGCGTTTGTTGTTCTAGACGCATAATGGTGGTTTACCTTGATGGTGTCTGGTATCGCCAAGCAAACCTGGAAGTTATTGAGCGGATCATCCAAGAACACTTAATAGGCAATAAGGTGGTAAAAGAATATGCGTTTTTCAACCATCCTTTGCCAGAAACTTCCCTAGTTTATTGTGAACACCTCATAGAGGCTTAA
- a CDS encoding tetratricopeptide repeat protein, whose amino-acid sequence MIEQVAIAFDHKDYQTAAKLLKQLLIESPDNPWVQFYLGRLHEVSTKYQDAEKVYRQLLQDTTNTKIVSLARQGLQRLQEIEIEQRQRAISQAKSEPNNTELGVLVLEPLSNEMKTDASRKFAQIMQLDPYTARLLMPSRGWRLYRTGQVGELKFYGKQLQQAGIPCFWATIAQIQQIQVYQVKHFQESTPQATVVCCNDTNQLGSLTFDWSEVTARVVGLLPIFEQVVDVNARRKLEWKTQTQDYAQFCDLHLPGRRCILRFDDNGYEFQQGLKIIPQASQNTIRINWNSLSSWIDQQLPQVKIWSDFTSFADTTLDQTEMLGHIKSHIHLLRREQTNWDSAFHLYSGLVFLK is encoded by the coding sequence ATGATTGAGCAAGTTGCGATCGCCTTTGACCATAAAGACTATCAAACAGCTGCGAAATTACTCAAACAGCTGCTAATAGAATCACCAGACAATCCTTGGGTACAATTTTATCTTGGTCGGTTGCATGAAGTATCCACAAAGTATCAGGATGCGGAAAAAGTTTATCGGCAACTGCTGCAAGACACGACAAATACCAAAATAGTGTCGCTAGCACGTCAAGGTTTGCAACGACTGCAAGAAATTGAGATTGAACAAAGACAAAGAGCCATTTCCCAAGCAAAATCTGAACCTAATAACACTGAACTTGGCGTACTAGTTTTAGAGCCACTCAGTAACGAGATGAAAACCGACGCATCTCGAAAATTTGCCCAGATTATGCAGCTAGATCCCTATACCGCACGGCTATTAATGCCAAGTCGTGGCTGGAGGTTGTACCGTACTGGACAAGTGGGAGAACTAAAATTTTACGGCAAACAGTTACAGCAGGCTGGTATTCCTTGCTTTTGGGCAACAATAGCTCAAATTCAGCAAATTCAAGTTTATCAAGTCAAACATTTTCAAGAATCTACCCCACAAGCTACTGTAGTTTGCTGTAATGATACAAATCAACTCGGTTCTCTCACCTTTGACTGGTCAGAAGTTACAGCCAGAGTAGTGGGACTATTGCCCATTTTTGAACAAGTTGTAGATGTCAATGCCCGCCGTAAACTGGAATGGAAAACTCAAACACAAGACTATGCTCAATTTTGTGATTTACACCTACCTGGTAGACGTTGCATTCTTCGATTTGATGATAACGGCTATGAATTCCAGCAAGGTTTAAAAATCATTCCCCAAGCTAGCCAAAATACAATCAGAATTAATTGGAATAGTTTATCAAGTTGGATTGACCAGCAACTACCTCAAGTTAAAATTTGGTCAGATTTCACATCATTTGCAGATACAACATTAGATCAAACAGAAATGTTGGGTCATATCAAGTCACATATTCATTTGCTTCGCAGGGAACAGACTAATTGGGACTCAGCTTTTCATTTATATAGTGGACTGGTGTTTCTTAAATAA
- a CDS encoding type II toxin-antitoxin system HicB family antitoxin has protein sequence MERLLNIHIEKLPEGVYLATSDELQGLVAQGRTVAETLEIARDVARKLLEAQSQDQELDYLQPIAEQFNYPLVVGE, from the coding sequence ATGGAAAGATTGCTAAACATCCATATTGAAAAATTACCAGAAGGCGTTTATTTAGCAACATCTGATGAGCTTCAAGGTTTAGTAGCTCAAGGACGGACTGTTGCTGAAACTTTAGAAATTGCCCGTGATGTAGCGCGTAAGTTATTAGAAGCACAATCTCAGGATCAAGAACTAGATTATTTGCAACCAATAGCTGAACAATTTAACTATCCTTTAGTTGTAGGTGAGTAG
- the ureA gene encoding urease subunit gamma: MQLTPQEKDKLLIFTAALLAERRKGRGLKLNYPEAIAYISAAILEGARDGQTVAELMSYGTTLLTRDDVMEGIPEMVHDVQVEATFPDGTKLVTVHNPIR; this comes from the coding sequence ATGCAACTTACGCCGCAGGAAAAAGATAAGCTATTAATTTTTACTGCTGCTTTATTAGCAGAAAGACGTAAAGGAAGGGGTTTAAAACTGAATTATCCTGAAGCGATCGCTTATATTTCTGCTGCCATTTTAGAAGGAGCGAGAGATGGGCAAACTGTGGCTGAATTGATGAGTTATGGTACAACACTATTAACGCGGGATGATGTCATGGAAGGGATACCAGAAATGGTACATGATGTGCAAGTTGAAGCTACTTTTCCTGATGGTACAAAGTTAGTAACAGTACATAATCCAATTCGTTAA
- the ureC gene encoding urease subunit alpha, protein MPYRMDRRAYAETYGPTVGDRIRLADTELFIEVEQDFTSYGDEVKFGGGKVIRDGMGQSPIANADGAVDLVITNALILDWWGIVKADIGIKDGKIFKIGKAGNPYIQDNVDIIIGPGTEALAGEGMILTAGGIDAHIHFICPQQIEVAIASGITTMIGGGTGPATGTNATTCTPGPWNIYRMLQAADAFPVNLGFLGKGNASKPQGLVEQVAAGAMGLKLHEDWGTTPAAIDTCLSVAATYDVQVAIHTDTLNEAGFVEDTIAAFKNRVIHTYHTEGAGGGHAPDIIKVCGQANVLPSSTNPTRPYTLNTLDEHLDMLMVCHHLDPAIAEDVAFAESRIRRETIAAEDILHDLGAFSMISSDSQAMGRVGEVIIRTWQTSHKMKVQRGILNPQGNEQKADNFRAKRYVAKYTINPAIAHGIAQYVGSVEEGKLADLCLWHPAFFGVKPEIVIKGGMIAWSQMGDANASIPTPQPVYMRPMFGSFAGARHATSLTFVSQAALENEIPSQLGLQKAAVAVSGTRQLSKRDMKLNDALPHIEVDPETYQVRADGELLICEPATVLPMAQRYFLF, encoded by the coding sequence ATGCCTTACAGAATGGATCGCCGCGCCTACGCTGAAACCTACGGCCCAACAGTAGGTGATCGCATCCGGCTTGCAGACACAGAATTATTTATTGAAGTTGAACAAGATTTCACAAGCTATGGCGATGAAGTGAAATTTGGCGGCGGTAAAGTTATCAGAGACGGAATGGGACAATCCCCCATTGCTAACGCTGATGGTGCTGTAGATTTAGTAATTACTAATGCCTTAATTCTCGATTGGTGGGGAATTGTCAAAGCGGATATTGGCATTAAAGATGGCAAGATTTTCAAAATTGGTAAAGCCGGAAATCCTTATATTCAAGACAATGTAGATATTATTATTGGCCCCGGAACTGAAGCCTTAGCTGGTGAAGGAATGATTCTCACTGCTGGTGGTATTGATGCCCATATTCATTTTATTTGCCCCCAACAGATTGAAGTTGCGATCGCTTCCGGTATTACCACCATGATTGGCGGCGGTACTGGCCCAGCTACGGGTACAAATGCCACTACTTGCACCCCCGGCCCTTGGAATATTTACCGAATGCTGCAAGCTGCTGATGCTTTCCCCGTCAATTTAGGATTTTTGGGCAAAGGTAACGCCAGCAAACCCCAAGGGCTTGTAGAACAGGTAGCCGCCGGTGCAATGGGGTTAAAACTTCATGAAGACTGGGGAACTACGCCCGCAGCAATTGATACTTGCCTCAGTGTTGCTGCTACTTATGATGTGCAAGTAGCGATTCATACTGATACCCTGAACGAAGCCGGATTTGTCGAAGATACGATCGCAGCTTTCAAAAATCGCGTCATCCACACCTACCACACCGAAGGCGCAGGCGGCGGACACGCACCAGATATTATCAAAGTTTGCGGTCAAGCCAACGTTTTACCATCTTCCACTAACCCCACACGTCCTTACACCCTCAACACCTTAGATGAACACCTGGATATGTTGATGGTATGTCATCACCTCGATCCTGCGATCGCTGAAGATGTGGCTTTTGCTGAGTCTCGCATCCGCCGAGAAACCATTGCCGCCGAAGATATTTTGCACGACTTAGGCGCATTTAGTATGATTTCCTCCGACTCTCAGGCAATGGGAAGAGTAGGCGAAGTGATAATTCGCACCTGGCAGACATCTCACAAAATGAAGGTGCAGAGGGGAATTCTTAACCCACAGGGAAACGAGCAAAAAGCAGATAATTTTCGGGCAAAAAGATATGTTGCTAAGTATACAATTAACCCTGCGATCGCTCATGGAATTGCTCAATATGTAGGTTCAGTGGAAGAGGGAAAATTAGCAGATTTATGTTTATGGCATCCCGCATTTTTTGGCGTGAAACCAGAGATAGTGATTAAAGGCGGAATGATTGCATGGTCGCAAATGGGTGATGCTAACGCCAGTATTCCCACACCGCAACCAGTTTATATGCGCCCAATGTTTGGTAGTTTTGCAGGGGCGCGTCATGCCACATCATTAACTTTTGTTTCACAAGCAGCTTTAGAGAACGAAATTCCTAGCCAGCTAGGTTTACAAAAGGCAGCAGTAGCAGTTTCTGGAACACGCCAATTGAGCAAGCGGGATATGAAGCTGAATGATGCACTACCCCACATTGAAGTAGATCCAGAAACATATCAAGTCAGAGCAGATGGTGAGTTGCTGATTTGTGAACCTGCGACAGTTTTACCAATGGCACAGAGGTACTTTTTGTTTTAG
- a CDS encoding response regulator transcription factor: MDRSATSATAMKEPSMKDHKRLLLIDDDPNLILLVKDYLEFRGYEVITAENGREALEILEQDVPDMIICDVMMPEMDGYTFVEQVRQNERTSWIPVLFLSAKGQSADRVKGLNKGADVYMVKPFEPEELVAQVESSLKQTIRWKEHQAKGGENGSRIQVPFDVQLTPTELKVVQFVARGLANREIAEELNVSQRTVESHVSNMLGKTNLHNRTELARWAIENQMA, encoded by the coding sequence ATGGACCGAAGCGCGACAAGTGCCACTGCTATGAAAGAGCCCAGCATGAAAGATCACAAACGACTTCTATTGATTGATGATGACCCTAACCTCATCTTGCTGGTGAAGGATTACTTAGAATTCCGGGGATACGAAGTCATCACCGCCGAGAATGGACGTGAAGCTCTGGAAATTTTAGAGCAAGATGTTCCAGACATGATTATCTGCGACGTGATGATGCCGGAAATGGACGGATATACTTTTGTGGAACAAGTCCGGCAAAACGAACGCACCAGTTGGATTCCGGTTCTTTTCCTTTCAGCTAAGGGACAAAGCGCAGACCGAGTTAAGGGTCTGAATAAAGGTGCTGATGTTTATATGGTCAAGCCCTTTGAACCAGAAGAACTCGTAGCCCAAGTTGAATCCTCGCTGAAACAAACTATCCGTTGGAAAGAACACCAAGCAAAAGGAGGCGAAAACGGTTCCCGCATCCAGGTTCCCTTCGATGTGCAATTAACCCCAACCGAACTGAAAGTAGTCCAGTTTGTCGCTAGGGGTTTAGCTAACCGGGAAATTGCTGAAGAACTAAATGTTAGTCAGCGCACGGTTGAAAGCCATGTGTCCAATATGTTGGGCAAAACCAATCTCCATAACCGCACTGAACTAGCGCGGTGGGCGATTGAAAATCAAATGGCCTAA